The Thalassomonas actiniarum genome contains the following window.
CTGCTGGGCTTACGGCTCCCTTTTGCTGTATTTTCAGGGTTAAATTCACTGGTTTGCCACCAGCGTAATGCATCGGCTTCGTTCGCCCATGAAATACCGCTATCGGGATGCGTCAGCTGTAATACACCGTCTAAATCAACGGCATTTAATTTTTCATTCCAAATAAACATCAAGTTTGTCCTTAAGCAAAATAAACCCGGCTGAGAGAATAAGTCGGCCTAGTGGTGCTCGAAGTATAAAAATTAAAGTATTGCTGCACCACCAATGCCCGATGAATGGGCGAATGTACCACTAAGCGGGGGTAATATTGAGCCACAGCCTTATAACCATTATTCGGCGTCCGGCTCTCTAACATCGCGCTATAAAAATTATCTTTCGCCTTTAACTTTATTCGGCTGCGAAACGAACGGTTGTAGATCCCGGTTCCGCCGTTAAACTCTTCCATTTCAGCACAAGCCAGATTCGGCGCCGTGGTATAGGTTACCGATTGCGCCCCTTTGTTATCATAAGCCAACTCCATTAACTGAGTCGGCCTTGTTGTCGGCAAATAGGCATGTGAATTAGTCCCTCCTGTGGCGCTGGTAATATGTTGATGACTATTCACAGGCGTTATTTTTAAATCATGGAGAGCACCATAATCTCGCTGCTGTGCCCAGGTATCGAAACTGCTCTCGGTCAGAAAGCTGGTGTCAGTAACCTGTTGCCAGCCATTACTGCTCAGCACATGCAAGATACCGGCATTTACCCCATAAATAAGATGGGTTGCGGGATCTTGATATAACTTGAAGTAATCCAGGGCATGCGCCACTTCGGTAGTGAAATTCATATTTTGGTAAAGGGCTAAAGATTTACTGCTAGTGGTATAGGTCGCCGCACGTACCGAGCCATCATTAAGGCGCAGTAACATAATGTGGTCGACACTATTCGTCCCTAATAATCTTGTAGCGCTGTTTGCCTGTGAAACCTGTCCTTTACTGTCTATTTTTAATAAGGTTGCCCGGGTATTAGTATCCGTTTGACTGCCGGCATCCCAGTAGGCATAAAATTCACCGGTTAAATAATCTACCAGGCTAATCGTATTATAAGCACCGTAACTGGTCACGCTATCAGACAAGGTGAAACTGCTGCTATCATAATAATCCAGAATAAAATGCGGCTCACCGATTTTATTTAGCGGCGAGCCCATAATACCGGGGATATTATTGATTTTTGCCTGTACATCACTGTTTAATTGCGTGACAGATCCGGTCAGTTCATTTTGCATTTGCGGAATTAAGTCCAAGCTAGTGGCATTTTGTTGCAGTTGGCTGCTGGCGGTTTGTGCCGCTACAGTGGCAGCAGAAACCGCACTCGTTGCAGTATCTAAATGCCCTTCTGCTACCGCGATTAAGGCTTGTTCGAAGTCTTCGTTATCCGCCAGCGCCTGTACCGACTTGGACAAGAGCAATAGCTCTTCTGCGGTCATGTCTGCTTCGGCGCCGACTTTTAGTTTCGCCAGCAGTGACTGCACCGAAGACGATATTGTAGTCGCCATGGTTACGCTCCTGCTGTTTCGGTTAGCGGTTCATTGCCGATTAATGTTGCAGCAATACTTGCATCAACATTCACGACGGCAAAGACGGTTTTATCCAGACCCAAACGGAAGTCATCCGCTAATTTACTGTTAACCAATTCTTCATTCACTTCCCAATAACCGGCTTTGGTCATAGGTGCATTAATGGTGATCACTCCATTTTCCAGGATACCAGCAAATAAATCCTGCTCTCCTGTGGCTTGATTAACCACAGGAATACGAAACAGATCTTTAGGTACACTGGTGAAAAGTGATTCAGGATCCTCTTTATCGGTTAACAATTTTGCGGTAAGCTGTAAAGTTGAACCTAAAGTCACAGTCGTTTCATCAAAATCGGTTTCTGAATTGGGAGCCTGTAAAATCACACCAGATTCAGCTGCTACGACAGGGGTATCAAATACAACATAAGCAGTATAAGTTATCTCAGTAACCTCAGGCCCAGCCTGCAATTCAACTTCGGCTTGAGCATACGCCAGTGCTTCTTCTTCACTTTGCCATAACAAACCTGTTTCCGGGTTATTGGTGAACTCAGTGCCATCAGTAGCTACCAAGACTTCTTTATGGTTATTCCATGTAAATTCAGTCATTTTCTATCTCCCGAATGATAAACCGCAAGCCTGCCAATAAGCTGCTGACGTGCTAGTGTAATAGTCATATCCCGACACATCAGATATGAGGCATTTATGAATATGAGAAAAAGCAACCATCACAGGAGTGTACATGCGTTGATTATCATCTCTATGCGTGTTCGCCAATGAAAATAGCTCTACGCTTTGGCGCTCCATCACACCATAAACATCCCTAAACATTGCCTGACCTTTCCAAGATAACCAAACAGCTCGGGAGGTTGTGGTGTCATATGCCGTAATCGCGGTATTGTAAACAGAAAAGTAATTGGTTAACGGGTAGTCTGCGGTCATAATGCCGCTGGTCAGGTCAAACCCAGCCCGCTTAGTATATGTGTTGCTAAAGCCGCCCATTATAGAGACTATCATTGGCGCATCGAAACGGTTTCCCTGGTTAGATACCTGGTTTTTACCGCGGGAACCATTAAAGTAATTAACAAAAGAGTCCGCACGTAGGTGGCCATTTTCTAACGCCCAAGCTTCAAAAGCCTCAACATTAATAAAAGTAACATCACCAATAGTGGTAAAACCATCGGTTGCGTCTATGGTATGTAAAAAACCACCGCTGACACAGTACAGATCTTTACTGGCTTTGTCGTAATAGATATTCTGATAATCTACCGCCTTACTGAACTCCCAGCTAAAGGCCCCTAATTTTTGTATCGATAAGGTGCCGGCATCATAGCGACACAATCGGCTGCTGCCGTCAGCGAAAGGACAAAAACCATAAATTCCACTAGTAAAAAATTGCGCAGCATGGCTGGCAGTACTCACCGAACCATCAGACTTGACTCGAATAATCAGTGCACGTCTGACACTTGTGGTCTGGTTACCAAAATCAACAAAAGTGTAAAACTCCCCTGTCGCATAATTATCGAGTGAAGCAACGTTAGCTGGCGCATATTGATAACCGTTCTGACCTACATATGCGGTTAAGCTATGGTCAACTTGATAATAGCCAATTTGATGTTTATTAAAGACCCCCCTGACATTGTCACGTACTGATGGTGCTATGGTTGCCAGGGAAGTATCTAAACTCGTATTCATGTCCGATAAACTAGTATCTATACTGGTTTGTATTCCGGGGATTAAATCCAGGTTAGTCGACTGGGTCTCTATCGAGGTTTTCGCAGCATTAATATCATTTTTCGCTGCGGTTAACGCGGCATCAGCGGTATTAAAGTGCTCTTCGACAACCGCAATCAATGCGGTTTCAAAAGTGGTGCTGTTTTTCATGGTGTCCAGCGCTTTTGCCACCAGTAACTGGTCTTCGGCGCTGAGCGGCGTTTCGCTGTTTAAATCGGCGACCAGCTTGTCAACCATGATTTGTGCAGCATTGGATATTGTTGACATGTAATTTCCTTAAAGCTTACTTAAACGTTAAACAACTGGTCATCCACTAAGTGGTTGATCTTGATGCGGCGGAATTTTTCTGCGTTGATCCTTTCTTCCTGCTCCAGTTTTTCCTGGAGGTCGACGGAGTTTTGAAAGAAATCATTATCGATGGCGGTGATCGCCTCGGCGATACGGACCACGTCGTCCTGCAGGAAGTTATCGGCATCCGGCAAGGGGTAGTCCTGGTGGAGTGTTCTGTTATCGAACATAAGTCCTCCTAAAATTTAGATGGGGTAATGAAATACCAGGAAATCAAGTGAGCAGGGATAAAACCGGTCACTTGAATTTAATTGCTGAAGTTAATACTGACTGTTAAAGCGCGAGTATTAAGTGGTCATTACCCGTAAATCACGCACCCGTGGTCTGTCCTGGGCGCTGCCGGTAAGCACCAGCTTCACCCGCACGGTATCACTGGTCACATCATCTAAAATAAATTTCAAACTCTGCCACTCATCCCCGACAGCGCTGGCAGAATTCACCGTCATTTGCTGCCATGCACCATTTAACTCGGCAAAGACATCAACGCTGGCCTGCCCGGGCACAAAAGATTCGAACACTACGGTCACTTTCTTATTGGCGCCGCAGGTAATGGCCCGGGTAATATAATCGGCGGTTTGTGCCAGGGTACCCGATGCCGCCTGCACACCCGGATATAGTACCGGGCTCAGGGTATCGGTACCGGTTAAGCGCGCCTGGACATCCAGTTTGCCGGTAAAGTTGGCCGACAAGTTAACCGGCTCACCTTCCTGACAGGTATAAACCGGCTGGTTTTCCCCCTGCGGGGTAAATTCAAAGCGCAGGTCGGTTTCCGTACCCGGACGTTCAACGGTGCCCAACGGCAACCAGTTGGACATATCAACAACGTCCATCTCTCCCAAAGGCAAGACCATGGAGGTTTCATCGAATTTTGCCGCCAATAAACGGAAGGTTAAATCCATGCTTTGGTGCGGGGTCCAGGTACTGGCGTTACTGGATGACAGCAATACCCCTACCTGGTACGGCTGGCTGGTTACCCAGCCCTCATCTTTATCGTATTTCCCCAGCTCCGCCACCGACACTTCATAGTCGGCATCATCGGTTAATACCACGATGGCATATTCCTGATCGGCATTTAAAAATACCGGGGCAAATTCAAAACGTGTGCTCTGGCCGTTTAATAAAATGTCGTCCTTGGTCAGGGTCGCTTCCGCCAGTACTTCCTGGTTGGGTAAACCGGTGGCGGTTTCGCGGATTTGCACCCGGACAGTATCTTCACCTAGGGTGGTAAACCACAGGTCTACCCCGGCAATATGCCGGCTTTGCGGTAAGGTAAAGGTTTGCGCCAGCGGATCCCAGCGTTGCCGCCAGGTATTAATGGTACGTACCCGGCGCATCGTTGCGACCTGGATACGGCCACTGCCGGTATAGCTGGCTTCACCAAAAGAGCCGCCATCACCGCTAAAGGTTACCGATTTCGTGCCCGAAGGCACACCGCTCGGCACGGTAAAAGAACCACGGACAACGCCGTTGCTGTCTGCTTGAACCATTATTTTGCTCCCGCTGTAATCTTTATTGTTGCCTGTGCAAAAACCATTATCTTGCTCCCGAGGTAATGTCGACGCCGTCAAACATCAGCTGATCTAATTTCTCGCCACCGCCAAAGCCGGTGATCTCAAAATTCACCTGGCGTACCCGCAAAAACTCGGCGGCGGTGGAAGAAACCGACACAGTTTCATTGGTATTGCTGACAGTATTCCAGCCCCTGCGCCAGACCCAGTTCCAGGTACGGGTGCGGCTATTCCATACCCGCTGCCTTACCCGCCACCAGCCACGGGTGATCCAGCGGGTAACAGGGCTGGTCCAGACCCGGGTGGTTTGGGTCCAGTGATCCACCGCCGGGGTAAGTTTCACTGTTGCCGGGATAGGTGAAAACGCCTGATAAGGGTTCACTTTCATTTTGCCGGTTTTCATGGTCTGCTCAAGCACGGCTTCAAGCTGGTAATTGAGCGTTACCGGACGATCTTCACTGGGCAAGGCTAAATCGCTGACTTCGACCTCCACCGGCAGCATCAACTCACCGTCAATAATGGCGGCCGTTTGTGCCAGCCCTTCATCACGCATATCGTCATCAAGGAAAGGGTCGACAAAAACCCCGTGTTTGGCTGCCGGCTCTTCGGCATTGGCATCGTTGCGCAGGCGCTCAATTGCCAGCAGGTCATATAAATCGCCGATTTGCTGCTGCATTTCTTCCAGCGTCGACATAGGTACCGAGCGTACCGCTAAATTGGTCACTTCCGGTTTGCCGTCGCTAAACCAGTTTTGTCTGATTTGCGCCAACACCAGCTGATTATCCGGGGCTACCGGCGCCGTCGGTTCATAACTGTTGGATGCCCCTTTAATGCGCTGCACCTGGCCTTGTTGATCCAGCACCACCAGGTCGATGCGGTTCATACTCCACTGATAATCAACATCAAAAGCAGAGTTCGCCACTATGGTGGTGCCGTCAGCCAGGGTTTGATTTAAGGTAAAACCGGTTTCATCGGCGGTGACATCCAATTGTTCACGGAACTGATAAACAACCTGATAACTTTCGCCGTCATCCGGCCGAGCGCCACCCAGGCCCCAGTTGACCTGATTGCCGGCAAGGCTATAGTCAACCCCTTCCTGATAAACCGTCTCGTTCTGAGTCACGGAGACTAAAGCATAAACCGCCACATCCGGCAGCGGATCGACAGAGCCGCGTATGTTACTGCGGGTCAGGGTGACGGTTTTTTCCAGATTGGCATCTACCCGGCTGATATTGTTTACCGGAGAGAAAGCCAGGTTGATACGCATATCACCGTTTTGATCCGGGGTAAAAACATGCGGCTCACTTTCTATCAGCTGCTGGTCGGGATCATAGGCAAAAAGCTCACGGCGTGAGGTGGGAAAAGACACTTCATAGCCCTGGATATGGGCCTTGCCTTCTTCCAGGCTGTAAACCTGATAATCACCCTCAATATCGCGATAGGTTAATTTCATGCCGTCAACCACATAACTGCCGCCGTTGGCTTCACGGTCGTAACGGGCCAGCGCCACAGTCACAGCATCAAGCTGCGGCGGCGGTTGTTTGATGATCAACACGCCTTTGTCGATGCGATATACCGGGTAAAAGTTAGCGTCATCAAAGCCGCTGTCTGTAGCCAGGCCCCACTGGCAAGTGATTTTTAAACGCGCAGCGCCGGGCTCGTCGTAGTTGTGGGCGCTAACGGCCGGATCCCTTAAGCTGGGATCTTCAAGTTCGGTGATTTCACTTTCACTGAGCCAGACGCCGATATCGACAATCTGATCGGTAGCAACCACCAGCTCTGCCGGCTCCAGGCTACGCACCTGACCGCGAAGATAAACCGAACAGGCACCAATTTGTACCAGGCCGGATTCACTGTTCACCGCAGGTTCGCCGTCAAGCACAACATCGCCGTCTTTCAACAAGACATCGGCAATACCTTTAACCTGGTGAGAAACCTGGGCCTGGATGTCGTTTAATTCCGCGCTTTGCAAACCTTTGCCCGAGCGAAACAGCAGTTGTTCATAACCCTTTGCAGGGTCAAATCTTTGATAATAATCTTGCATAAAGCTTCCTTTAAAAACTCAGGACAAATTCAAATGTTTCCCTGACCCCCTGGTCACGGAATAAAGGCTTGCGATGCTCCAGCAGCATTAGGCTGCCGGCAGACTCCAGCTCGTCCGGGGTAAAATAATATTGCCCGTCAGGCAAGCCGGCTTTAGGCTGAGCACCAACCATCACCGCCACTTCCCTTAAGGTTTCCCCTAAGCCGTTGTCGAAGTCGAAATTAAACTCGAGATAAATATGGTTGGTCGGTGTTTCCACCAGGGAAAATTTCCCGGTCGGTACCTCAATCACACCGTCACTGTCCGGCTGGCAAAATTTAATGCTTTTGGCTTTACGATAGCCAAAAGCATCAAGTAATGTCGTGCTGGTGATCTGCTCTGCCGGGGGGTTGTCGCCCCAGCTGACATCACCTCGTCCCCAGCCGATAAAAATAGGCTGGCTGGCAACAAATTCCGCCAGGGCAGTACGCCCGCTTTGGGTAAGTATGGCCACTGTAGTTCACTCCTGTGGGGTTAATGACGAACATCACCAGCCATAAGCTCAATAACTTATGGCCAGCACACATAACACCAGCACCGGGATAACTGAATTCAGTTCCGGTCGTTGGTTTATCGTCGGGTAAAAACGAAAAAACCCGCCGGCGGCGGGTTTCTTTAAAAGGCAACCATTTCTTTTTAATGGCTGTTTTTTCATTGCTGTAGTTAATGAAACCTTTAATCGGCTTCTTTGTCAGTATGGGTAAATGATACCCTTTTTTTCACTGCGTTACAGGTCAAGTCTGACCGGCGGTAAACTCAGTGAATATTGCCATATAAACAGACAAACCGTGATATCGGAGAAGCCTGAGATAACGGTTTGTCTGTCATTTAGTTCTTTGTCAGTATGGGGAAATAATACCCTTTTCTTCGCTGTATTACAGGTCAAGTCTGACCGGCAATA
Protein-coding sequences here:
- a CDS encoding DUF4815 domain-containing protein, whose product is MQDYYQRFDPAKGYEQLLFRSGKGLQSAELNDIQAQVSHQVKGIADVLLKDGDVVLDGEPAVNSESGLVQIGACSVYLRGQVRSLEPAELVVATDQIVDIGVWLSESEITELEDPSLRDPAVSAHNYDEPGAARLKITCQWGLATDSGFDDANFYPVYRIDKGVLIIKQPPPQLDAVTVALARYDREANGGSYVVDGMKLTYRDIEGDYQVYSLEEGKAHIQGYEVSFPTSRRELFAYDPDQQLIESEPHVFTPDQNGDMRINLAFSPVNNISRVDANLEKTVTLTRSNIRGSVDPLPDVAVYALVSVTQNETVYQEGVDYSLAGNQVNWGLGGARPDDGESYQVVYQFREQLDVTADETGFTLNQTLADGTTIVANSAFDVDYQWSMNRIDLVVLDQQGQVQRIKGASNSYEPTAPVAPDNQLVLAQIRQNWFSDGKPEVTNLAVRSVPMSTLEEMQQQIGDLYDLLAIERLRNDANAEEPAAKHGVFVDPFLDDDMRDEGLAQTAAIIDGELMLPVEVEVSDLALPSEDRPVTLNYQLEAVLEQTMKTGKMKVNPYQAFSPIPATVKLTPAVDHWTQTTRVWTSPVTRWITRGWWRVRQRVWNSRTRTWNWVWRRGWNTVSNTNETVSVSSTAAEFLRVRQVNFEITGFGGGEKLDQLMFDGVDITSGAR